A window of Ictidomys tridecemlineatus isolate mIctTri1 chromosome 1, mIctTri1.hap1, whole genome shotgun sequence contains these coding sequences:
- the Vax1 gene encoding ventral anterior homeobox 1, translating into MFGKPDKMDVRCHSDTEAARVSKNTHKESREIKGAEGSLPAAFLKEPQGAFSASGAAEDCNKSKSNSAADPDYCRRILVRDAKGSIREIILPKGLDLDRPKRTRTSFTAEQLYRLEMEFQRCQYVVGRERTELARQLNLSETQVKVWFQNRRTKQKKDQGKDSELRSVVSETAATCSVLRLLEQGRLLSPPGLPALLPPCATGALGSALRGPSLPALGAGAAASSAAAAAAAAPGPASATSQHPPAVGGAPGPGPAGPGGLHAGAPAAGHGLFSLPVPSLLGSVASRLSSAPLTMAGSLAGNLQELSARYLSSSAFEPYSRTNNKEGAEKKALD; encoded by the exons ATGTTCGGGAAACCAGACAAAATGGACGTCCGGTGCCACTCGGACACCGAGGCCGCCCGGGTCTCGAAGAACACGCATAAGGAGAGCCGCGAGATCAAGGGCGCCGAGGGGAGCCTCCCGGCCGCCTTCCTCAAGGAGCCGCAGGGCGCCTTTTCCGCGTCGGGCGCTGCGGAAGACTGTAACAAAAGTAAATCCAATTCCGCTGCGGACCCGGATTACTGCCGCCGGATCCTGGTCCGAG ATGCCAAGGGGTCCATCCGAGAGATCATCCTGCCGAAAGGCTTGGACCTGGACCGGCCCAAGAGGACACGCACGTCCTTCACGGCGGAGCAGCTCTACCGGCTGGAGATGGAGTTCCAGCGCTGCCAGTATGTGGTGGGCCGCGAGAGGACAGAGCTCGCCCGGCAGCTCAACCTCTCTGAAACCCAG GTGAAGGTCTGGTTCCAGAACCGGCGCACCAAGCAGAAGAAGGACCAGGGCAAGGACTCGGAGCTGCGCTCGGTGGTATCGGAGACCGCGGCCACGTGCAGCGTGCTGCGGCTGCTGGAGCAGGGCCGCCTGCTGTCGCCGCCTGGTCTGCCCGCGCTGCTGCCACCGTGTGCCACGGGCGCTCTCGGGTCTGCGCTGCGCGGGCCTAGCTTACCCGCCCTGGGAGCGGGCGCCGCGGCCAGctcggccgccgccgccgccgccgccgccccgggCCCCGCGAGCGCCACATCTCAGCATCCGCCGGCTGTGGGCGGCGCTCCCGGGCCGGGGCCCGCCGGGCCCGGGGGACTGCACGCGGGAGCGCCGGCCGCCGGCCACGGCCTCTTCAGTCTGCCGGTGCCCTCGCTGCTAGGCTCGGTCGCCAGCCGCCTGTCCTCCGCCCCATTGACAATGGCTGGTTCGCTAGCCGGAAATTTGCAAGAACTCTCCGCGCGATATCTGAGCTCCTCGGCCTTCGAACCTTACTCCCGGACCAACAATAAAGAAGGGGCCGAGAAAAAAGCGCTGGACTGA